ATCTGGACTGGGAGCTGCAGCTCAAGCCCGACGCGATCGATATAGAAGAGACCGGCACCACGTTTTTAGAGAACGCGCGGCTCAAGGCGGCAGGGGTAGCCAAAGCCCTGGGGCAGTGGGCAATCGCCGACGACTCGGGCCTAGCGGTGCACGCCCTCGGCGGTGCACCCGGCATTTACTCAGCCCGCTACGCCAACAGCGACGCGGCTAGAATCGAGCGCCTGCTCCAAGAGCTAGAAGAATCTGTCGATCGCAGCGCCCAGTTCATCTGCGCCCTGGCCCTCGCCAACCCCCAGGGCGACATTGTGCTTGAAACAGAAGGCATCTGCCCCGGCGAGATCTTGCGGGCCCCCCGTGGCGCTGGCGGCTTCGGCTACGACCCAATTTTTTATGTGCCTGCTCTGGGCAAAAGCTTTGCCGAAATGTCGCCCGAGCAAAAAGACGCCAACAGCCATCGGGGCGTTGCCTTTAGTCAACTGATGCCCCATTTAAAGCAGTTAACCCTAGGATGACCTAACCGTGG
The DNA window shown above is from Leptolyngbya subtilissima AS-A7 and carries:
- the rdgB gene encoding RdgB/HAM1 family non-canonical purine NTP pyrophosphatase is translated as MPTVIVATGNPGKLKEMQVYLGDLDWELQLKPDAIDIEETGTTFLENARLKAAGVAKALGQWAIADDSGLAVHALGGAPGIYSARYANSDAARIERLLQELEESVDRSAQFICALALANPQGDIVLETEGICPGEILRAPRGAGGFGYDPIFYVPALGKSFAEMSPEQKDANSHRGVAFSQLMPHLKQLTLG